Below is a genomic region from Candidatus Bostrichicola ureolyticus.
TAAAAAATGGCTAAAGAATCAGTAAAAGCTAGACAAATAAAACGTGAAAAAATAGTTTTAAAATATAAAAAAAAACGTTTCCTTTTAAAAAAGGCTAAAGATTATGATTCATTGCAAAAATTACCAAAAAATGCATCTCCTGTAAGATTATGTAATAGATGTAATATTACAGGCAGGAAAAGAGGTTATATACGTGATTTTGGAATATCTAGGATAGAATTTAGACGTATTGCTTCTGAAGGTTTAATACCAGGAATAAGAAAAGCAAGTTGGTAAACTTAAATTAAAAAAAAAATGAATATAGATACTATAGCTGATTATTTAACACGTATCCGTAATGCTTTACATGCATGTAATAGGATAGTAAAAATTCCATATTCTAATTT
It encodes:
- the rpsN gene encoding 30S ribosomal protein S14, translating into MAKESVKARQIKREKIVLKYKKKRFLLKKAKDYDSLQKLPKNASPVRLCNRCNITGRKRGYIRDFGISRIEFRRIASEGLIPGIRKASW